Proteins found in one Paenibacillus dendritiformis genomic segment:
- a CDS encoding sensor histidine kinase produces MKSGRRLAWHYAWQWLLIGAMLLGCMFAAFLWVAERMSALDMSRNLPTSQLSRIVESVQVDRQGRVVWPDEVFQRLTSSGGWLQVLNEDGKVVDSFNAPGDMPTQYAPGEAVAYVQGELPSKYGIFIYIRSVGGRNITLLYGTYPPQLQLLDKWLASREKGIPAAESVRRLLVPHDAWVARLDAAGRTLESWNKPAGVAERLTLQEIALRSLQPEHYAHLLAYRYNPATGDTWVLQMPHQTEGAGVTAAGLRIASYQDIFFLAVGGVIATMIIVFLFMAWWQSTRLARPQLHVMRWTERIADGIYEEPADHRGLPRSERRSGKLRRNYRIYEDVMQALRQLASRLRSAEEERRQHERQREEWLAGLSHDLKTPLASIVGYARMLEAKQYDWSREEVAEFAGVMTEKAEWMDQLLQDLNLTYRLQSGTLPLQRERLCLDAWLEETLDDILDLPQHPKALIHYQRPDIPVWFSFDPRYFRRIIENICMNAFLHNPPGTALTISFLARDGEDALEFRDDGAGMDGETLSHLFTRYYRGLSTDRAAEGSGLGMAISRQLAEAHGCTLEASSEPGGGTVILLSLPGAEHRKI; encoded by the coding sequence ATGAAATCAGGCAGACGGCTAGCCTGGCATTACGCATGGCAATGGCTCCTAATCGGCGCAATGCTGCTCGGCTGCATGTTTGCGGCTTTCCTGTGGGTTGCCGAGCGGATGAGCGCGCTGGACATGAGCCGTAATCTACCAACCAGCCAACTGAGCCGGATTGTCGAGTCGGTGCAGGTGGATCGGCAGGGGCGGGTCGTCTGGCCGGACGAGGTGTTCCAGCGGCTGACATCGAGCGGGGGCTGGCTGCAGGTGCTGAATGAAGACGGCAAGGTGGTCGATTCCTTCAATGCGCCCGGTGACATGCCAACCCAATATGCGCCGGGAGAAGCCGTCGCCTACGTCCAGGGGGAGCTGCCCAGCAAGTACGGTATCTTTATTTATATTCGCTCCGTCGGCGGCCGCAACATTACGCTGCTATACGGGACTTACCCGCCGCAATTGCAGTTGCTGGATAAATGGCTGGCCTCACGGGAGAAAGGGATTCCGGCTGCGGAATCCGTCCGCAGGCTCCTGGTGCCGCATGACGCCTGGGTGGCCCGCCTGGATGCCGCCGGCCGCACCCTGGAGTCCTGGAACAAGCCCGCAGGCGTTGCCGAGCGTCTGACGCTGCAGGAGATCGCGCTGCGGTCGCTGCAGCCGGAGCATTATGCCCATTTGCTCGCGTATCGGTACAATCCGGCAACAGGCGACACATGGGTGCTTCAAATGCCCCATCAGACAGAGGGAGCGGGAGTAACTGCCGCCGGATTACGCATCGCTTCCTATCAGGATATTTTTTTCCTTGCCGTCGGGGGCGTCATCGCGACCATGATCATTGTGTTTCTGTTCATGGCTTGGTGGCAGAGCACACGGCTTGCCCGGCCCCAGCTTCATGTCATGCGCTGGACGGAGAGAATCGCGGACGGCATCTATGAAGAGCCGGCCGACCATCGCGGGCTGCCGCGTTCGGAACGGCGCAGCGGCAAGCTGAGGCGGAACTACCGCATTTATGAAGACGTCATGCAGGCGCTCCGCCAGCTTGCTTCCCGGCTCCGCTCCGCCGAGGAGGAACGCCGGCAGCATGAGCGGCAGCGCGAGGAGTGGCTTGCGGGTCTCTCCCATGATCTGAAGACGCCGCTGGCCTCTATCGTAGGCTATGCGCGCATGCTGGAGGCGAAGCAGTACGATTGGTCGCGGGAAGAGGTGGCCGAATTCGCCGGCGTCATGACCGAGAAGGCGGAATGGATGGATCAGCTGCTGCAGGACTTGAATCTGACCTACCGGCTGCAGAGCGGAACTCTGCCGCTGCAGCGGGAGCGGCTATGTCTCGATGCGTGGCTGGAGGAGACGCTGGACGACATTCTCGATCTGCCGCAGCACCCGAAGGCGCTCATTCACTATCAGCGGCCGGATATTCCGGTATGGTTCTCGTTCGATCCGAGATATTTTCGCAGAATCATAGAAAATATTTGCATGAATGCCTTTCTCCACAATCCGCCAGGCACAGCGCTGACGATCTCTTTTCTTGCTCGGGATGGCGAGGATGCGTTGGAATTTCGGGACGACGGCGCAGGCATGGATGGGGAGACGCTCAGTCATTTGTTCACGCGCTACTACCGCGGACTGTCTACCGATCGGGCGGCCGAAGGCAGCGGCCTGGGAATGGCGATCTCGCGACAGCTGGCCGAAGCGCACGGCTGTACGCTGGAGGCAAGCAGCGAGCCGGGCGGAGGCACGGTCATTCTATTATCTCTTCCTGGCGCCGAGCATCGAAAAATATAG
- a CDS encoding stage II sporulation protein P, with amino-acid sequence MFRTVNVAKWKQKWMQTLLMGRTFLLLSIASAMFFIVLGLGGLLEQKLESSPLASMKGVAAQLSSRIFVDMLAMEMPNLPSGEGESSLTRTQIAQFLVQMATNVNPLDPKSLLAGEVPGLNSEQAIPLRLGIGNQSAKGPVDYPSLPAESTLPEHGGEPADDSGGAAPPQTETVQPQTPPDSERSGPSSNLKDYVFIYHSHNRESWNPELKKESTNPNDPKINVTLVGKHLQKELQKRGIGAVHSNQDYSSTIKGYSWNYSYKYSKQTVKQAMAAHQDLQFFFDIHRDALRRKDSTVEIDGTSYAQVYFVIGRANPEWRENEKFAKEIHDRLEKKYPGISRGIWGKSTAQGNGEYNQSLSPNSVIMEIGGIDNTLEENYRTAEVLAELIAEIVREKTNAKQVMKPEQKERKRQASGQAPERNTASRKNAQPAANG; translated from the coding sequence ATGTTCCGCACGGTCAATGTTGCCAAATGGAAGCAGAAATGGATGCAGACGCTGCTCATGGGACGCACATTTCTGCTATTATCGATTGCTTCTGCCATGTTTTTTATCGTGCTTGGCCTGGGAGGGTTGCTAGAACAGAAATTGGAGTCATCGCCGCTTGCTTCGATGAAAGGAGTCGCTGCTCAGCTGTCCAGCCGCATTTTTGTCGATATGCTTGCGATGGAAATGCCGAATCTGCCCTCCGGAGAGGGAGAATCTTCCCTTACCCGGACACAGATTGCCCAATTCCTCGTACAGATGGCAACCAATGTGAATCCGCTTGATCCGAAATCACTGCTCGCCGGAGAGGTTCCGGGACTGAACAGCGAACAAGCGATTCCGCTCCGGCTAGGCATCGGGAATCAATCCGCCAAGGGGCCGGTTGATTATCCTTCGCTTCCGGCGGAATCAACCTTGCCGGAGCACGGGGGAGAGCCTGCTGACGATTCCGGCGGAGCGGCTCCGCCGCAGACGGAGACCGTGCAGCCGCAGACTCCGCCGGATTCGGAACGAAGCGGGCCAAGCTCCAATCTGAAAGATTATGTCTTTATCTATCATTCCCATAACCGGGAGTCGTGGAACCCGGAATTGAAGAAGGAGAGCACCAACCCGAACGACCCTAAAATCAACGTGACGCTGGTCGGGAAGCATTTGCAGAAGGAACTGCAGAAGAGAGGGATCGGAGCCGTTCATTCCAACCAGGACTATTCGTCAACGATCAAAGGGTATAGCTGGAACTATTCCTACAAATACTCGAAGCAAACGGTAAAGCAGGCGATGGCAGCGCATCAGGATCTCCAGTTTTTCTTCGACATTCACCGGGACGCGCTGCGCCGCAAAGATTCGACGGTCGAGATTGACGGAACTTCTTATGCCCAAGTTTATTTTGTCATCGGCCGCGCCAATCCCGAATGGAGAGAGAACGAGAAGTTCGCCAAGGAGATTCATGACCGGCTGGAGAAGAAGTACCCCGGCATTTCAAGAGGAATCTGGGGCAAGTCGACGGCGCAGGGGAACGGAGAATACAACCAATCGTTGTCGCCGAACAGTGTAATTATGGAGATCGGGGGGATCGACAATACGCTGGAGGAAAATTACCGGACCGCAGAGGTGCTGGCGGAGCTGATTGCCGAGATCGTGCGCGAGAAGACGAACGCGAAGCAGGTGATGAAGCCCGAGCAGAAGGAACGGAAGCGTCAGGCGTCGGGCCAAGCGCCCGAACGGAATACGGCCAGCCGAAAGAACGCTCAGCCGGCGGCCAATGGGTAA
- a CDS encoding response regulator transcription factor — protein sequence MNIYEGRILIVEDDSAIGKMVRTVLGKEGFTDVVCVTTGEEAVRYCGSHPVHLIVLDVMLPGKSGFELAPFLREATDAPIIFVTARTTDLDKLTGFALGGDDYVTKPFNPLELAARVKAQLKRYLASAGKPDPEPKAAPAARYIYGRISVDEAAGELRVDGVPVECPAMVFQLLLFFCRHPNRMFTKQELYERVWGCDAMSDDNTVMVHIHRIRERIEEVPGRPRLLVTVRGMGYKLVPPEQDGDRRPSGRSGL from the coding sequence ATGAATATATATGAAGGCCGAATCTTAATCGTGGAAGACGACTCCGCCATTGGCAAAATGGTGAGAACGGTGCTCGGGAAGGAAGGGTTTACGGATGTGGTCTGCGTAACTACGGGAGAGGAGGCTGTCCGGTACTGCGGCAGCCATCCCGTCCATTTGATCGTGCTGGATGTGATGCTTCCCGGAAAAAGCGGCTTCGAGCTGGCTCCGTTCCTGCGCGAGGCGACCGATGCCCCGATTATTTTCGTGACGGCCCGGACGACCGATCTGGATAAGCTGACCGGCTTCGCGCTAGGCGGGGACGATTATGTGACGAAGCCGTTCAATCCGTTGGAATTGGCGGCGCGGGTCAAGGCGCAGCTCAAGCGTTATCTGGCATCCGCAGGGAAGCCGGATCCGGAGCCGAAGGCTGCCCCGGCCGCCCGCTATATCTATGGAAGAATCTCGGTCGATGAGGCGGCTGGCGAACTCCGGGTCGACGGAGTCCCGGTGGAATGTCCGGCGATGGTGTTCCAACTGCTGCTGTTCTTCTGCCGGCATCCGAACCGGATGTTCACGAAGCAAGAGCTGTATGAACGGGTATGGGGCTGTGACGCGATGAGCGATGACAATACCGTCATGGTTCATATCCACCGCATCCGCGAGCGGATCGAAGAAGTGCCTGGCAGGCCCCGCCTCCTCGTCACGGTGCGCGGGATGGGCTATAAGCTGGTCCCGCCGGAGCAGGACGGGGACCGACGGCCAAGCGGGAGGTCCGGCTTATGA